The Paenibacillus sp. MBLB1832 genome has a window encoding:
- the tmk gene encoding dTMP kinase has translation MNGIFITFEGPDGAGKTTQLQKLAQELKKLGHDVLVTREPGGTSISDKIRGIILDPVNAEMVDQAEVLLYAASRAQHVHEKILPALKAGRIVLCDRFIDASVAYQSYGLGVDIDTVKSISKFASSGLQATRTYIMDVPVEVSMQRLNHRAGGGGSDQQLDRIEQKNVDYHSRVRAGFHQIAEDHPERVRMIDANRAAELIAEDVWLDCRQLLEEHISV, from the coding sequence GTGAACGGCATATTTATTACGTTTGAAGGTCCGGATGGCGCCGGGAAAACTACGCAGCTTCAGAAATTGGCACAAGAACTGAAAAAACTGGGACATGATGTCCTCGTGACGAGAGAGCCAGGCGGAACATCAATCAGCGATAAAATTCGCGGTATCATTCTTGATCCCGTGAACGCAGAGATGGTGGATCAAGCTGAAGTGCTTCTGTATGCGGCATCTCGCGCACAACATGTTCATGAGAAGATCCTTCCTGCGCTGAAAGCTGGACGCATTGTTCTCTGTGATCGGTTCATCGATGCGAGCGTAGCTTATCAGTCTTATGGGCTGGGTGTAGATATTGATACGGTGAAGAGCATTTCCAAGTTCGCAAGCTCAGGACTTCAAGCGACAAGAACGTATATCATGGATGTTCCTGTAGAGGTCAGCATGCAACGCTTGAATCACCGAGCTGGCGGTGGCGGCAGTGACCAACAGTTAGATCGGATTGAGCAGAAAAACGTAGATTATCACAGTCGCGTGCGGGCTGGCTTTCATCAGATTGCGGAGGATCATCCAGAACGAGTCCGCATGATCGACGCGAATCGTGCTGCGGAGCTGATCGCTGAGGATGTTTGGCTGGATTGCAGACAGCTGCTTGAGGAACATATTTCCGTCTGA
- a CDS encoding aminotransferase class I/II-fold pyridoxal phosphate-dependent enzyme, protein MRNLHIDKARAPLYEAMVAHQAKHSVSLHVPGHKSGQGLQDDGKRFLITVMSIDYTEITGLDDLHHAEGAILEAQELAADCFGAEETYFLVGGSTVGNIAMIGAVCGKGDLILVQRNAHKSVIHGLMFAGAKAIFIAPRIDAATGVATGLHIEDVKQALALYPTAKALFLTNPNYYGMGVDVKLFADEMHDHGKLLLVDEAHGAHFGFHEDVPASALSQGADAVVQSTHKMLTALTMGAMLHVQGPRVNRGALKQMLAMLQSSSPSYPILASLDLARKRVHTEGRTWLDQGIQLMKEFRAGLDDIAFFRYCPQRITHEKAYETADPFKIAIYDPSFQLTGSELKDQLEAQGCYVEMTDGYLVLLVFSAASTREDVHRTLAALHNICLDIKVRKQELQAPISNIMKLPTYVTIGTPVGFDHRRVNQEEITQVSVEEAIGKRSSDMVIPYPPGVPLLYPGETITASIAEALVYLADQGIRFHGTHFGQTHKLNIYTDHEIIS, encoded by the coding sequence TTGCGCAATTTACATATAGATAAGGCCCGAGCGCCTCTTTATGAGGCAATGGTGGCTCATCAGGCTAAACATTCGGTGAGTTTGCACGTGCCTGGGCACAAATCAGGGCAGGGGCTCCAGGATGATGGAAAGCGTTTTTTGATAACCGTGATGTCGATTGATTATACGGAAATTACAGGCTTAGATGATTTGCATCATGCGGAAGGCGCGATTTTGGAGGCGCAGGAGCTGGCTGCTGATTGCTTCGGGGCAGAGGAAACGTATTTCCTCGTAGGAGGCAGTACGGTTGGGAATATTGCGATGATTGGCGCGGTTTGCGGCAAAGGTGACCTGATCCTCGTCCAAAGGAATGCACATAAATCGGTCATTCATGGTCTCATGTTTGCTGGTGCAAAGGCTATATTCATAGCTCCGCGCATAGACGCTGCGACAGGCGTTGCCACAGGGCTGCATATTGAGGATGTCAAACAAGCGTTGGCACTATATCCAACGGCAAAAGCCTTATTCCTAACGAATCCTAACTATTATGGGATGGGCGTCGATGTTAAGCTTTTTGCGGATGAAATGCATGATCACGGTAAGCTGCTGCTAGTGGATGAAGCGCATGGCGCGCACTTTGGCTTTCATGAAGATGTGCCAGCTTCAGCGCTTTCTCAGGGTGCAGATGCCGTCGTACAGTCGACGCATAAGATGCTCACCGCGTTGACAATGGGGGCCATGCTGCATGTCCAAGGACCGAGGGTCAATCGCGGCGCCCTCAAACAAATGTTGGCGATGCTGCAAAGTTCAAGCCCGTCCTATCCTATTTTGGCATCTCTAGACTTGGCAAGAAAAAGAGTACATACCGAGGGCCGCACTTGGTTGGATCAAGGTATCCAGCTGATGAAAGAGTTCCGAGCAGGGTTGGACGACATTGCCTTCTTTCGCTATTGCCCGCAGCGTATAACCCACGAAAAGGCTTACGAGACTGCGGATCCTTTTAAAATCGCGATCTATGATCCCTCCTTTCAACTGACGGGGTCTGAGCTCAAAGATCAATTGGAAGCGCAAGGCTGCTATGTGGAGATGACCGATGGGTATCTGGTGCTGCTCGTCTTTTCGGCGGCTTCCACAAGGGAAGATGTGCATCGAACGCTCGCGGCGTTACACAACATTTGTTTGGACATCAAGGTGCGGAAGCAGGAACTTCAAGCGCCTATCTCGAATATAATGAAATTACCCACCTATGTTACAATCGGGACGCCTGTTGGATTTGATCATCGGCGGGTTAATCAGGAAGAGATAACTCAGGTTTCGGTAGAGGAAGCGATTGGGAAGCGTTCAAGCGACATGGTCATTCCTTATCCCCCTGGAGTTCCTCTCTTATATCCAGGTGAAACGATCACAGCTTCCATCGCAGAGGCTCTCGTTTACTTGGCTGATCAAGGTATTCGGTTCCACGGAACGCATTTTGGACAGACGCACAAATTAAACATATACACGGATCACGAGATCATCTCGTGA
- a CDS encoding sigma factor G inhibitor Gin has protein sequence MEENRFGLCMICEQQKFGGIYIVTAFICDACNNEIVKTNVSDGKYTFFVNQMRKAMYLGNVRQYMN, from the coding sequence ATGGAGGAGAATCGGTTTGGACTATGTATGATCTGCGAGCAACAAAAGTTCGGAGGTATTTACATCGTGACAGCATTCATCTGTGATGCATGTAACAATGAAATCGTCAAAACGAATGTGAGTGATGGGAAGTATACGTTTTTTGTAAACCAAATGAGAAAAGCGATGTATCTAGGAAATGTGAGACAGTATATGAACTAA
- a CDS encoding cyclic-di-AMP receptor, with amino-acid sequence MKLVVAIVQDKDSNRLSNALIKEGFRATKLASTGGFLRAGNTTFMIGTEDDRVAEVMTVIRANCKIREQLVTPVSPMGGTTDSYIPFPVEVQVGGAAVFVLPVERFEHF; translated from the coding sequence ATGAAACTAGTCGTAGCCATTGTTCAGGATAAAGATAGCAACCGTCTTTCCAACGCTTTAATCAAGGAAGGCTTTCGAGCCACGAAGCTTGCCAGTACGGGTGGATTTTTGCGTGCGGGGAATACGACCTTTATGATTGGTACGGAAGACGATCGAGTGGCAGAGGTGATGACGGTGATTCGAGCCAATTGCAAAATTCGCGAGCAGCTCGTTACACCTGTTTCTCCAATGGGAGGAACGACGGATTCCTATATTCCGTTTCCAGTGGAAGTGCAAGTTGGCGGAGCGGCCGTATTCGTATTGCCTGTTGAGCGATTTGAGCATTTCTAA
- a CDS encoding YaaR family protein, translating into MKINPGWQPIGKNVKVNENVPPPQLAPRNFADIMQQNDEKYTQEQLTKMAQQINVQGDRLSKAMSVRELLQYKLLIRQFLEETARRGVQLRDTKGWDRRGRSKRYKLLEEIDQELLSIADEMLETEQGRIDLLQKIGEIRGMLINLLF; encoded by the coding sequence TTGAAAATTAATCCGGGGTGGCAGCCCATCGGTAAGAACGTCAAAGTAAACGAGAATGTCCCACCGCCGCAGCTGGCCCCCCGGAATTTTGCTGATATCATGCAGCAGAATGATGAGAAGTATACCCAAGAGCAGCTGACCAAGATGGCGCAGCAAATTAACGTCCAGGGCGATCGTTTGTCGAAAGCGATGTCAGTTAGGGAACTGCTGCAATATAAATTGTTGATTCGTCAGTTTCTTGAGGAAACAGCTAGGCGCGGTGTGCAATTAAGGGATACGAAGGGCTGGGATCGACGCGGTCGTTCGAAACGATATAAGCTTTTGGAAGAAATCGATCAGGAGCTCCTCTCAATTGCCGACGAAATGTTGGAGACGGAGCAGGGGCGTATCGATCTACTGCAGAAAATCGGAGAAATCCGAGGAATGTTGATTAACTTGTTATTTTAA